DNA sequence from the Lagenorhynchus albirostris chromosome 5, mLagAlb1.1, whole genome shotgun sequence genome:
AACCTGAGGTTGAACTTCAAGCTTCAACGCTTAGCGGTCACACATCCTAGGGAAATGAGCTTGTTAACCCCCGAGCACTTCCTCAtgcaaaaaaataatatctaCCCTTCatgattgttgtaaggattagatAAAAGGCACATAAAATCCCTGGACAAGGCTCAATACATTATTTCTCCCAGAGGCTTTCTTCACTTGTGAGGCTCAGCAAATACAGCTACAGTGCTAATCCCATTTTCTGTGTAATAGTTGACCAGAACGTTAACTGTGCTCATCTTCCCATCCTATTGTTTAATGCAGATGGTTTTGTTAGGAAACTTTTCTATGACTGCATAACACAACTATTTGATTGTAATTATGCTATGAAGTTATATACCTCTTTTTTACTCTCAAACTCTCATGAATGTACAGTGGATTTTCCAAAAGCTACATGTGTGATATCACAgctgattttatagatgagaatccagctgtctgcCGTTGAGCCAGATACTAATTTGCGAAATGTGAAACAGTGCCATTCTGCTcactccatttttttgtttgggaaaacagagtaatttttcactttaaaaaatgttactcaCGTTAACATGCACCAAGTGTCAAAAGGTCCTGAAATGAAAGTTTGAGAGCTGCTAGTTTAGACTCTGAACCTGTGGGTGAAAACTGCAGTGTAGGCAGTATTTCTATAAACAGATACCATGTTATCTGCACCCATATCTCAGGGTCTTTGGTGACTTTTAATCTAAGtatccctttccttccttttgctggaAAAAAGAAGTTACTTGCCGTAATCCTACAAATAGTTACAGTTTCTCTAAGCAGAGATCTGGAGGCAGTTACACTGAATTCCAGTTATTTAGGTGGCTATTAATGacggttattttattttctatctttcacACAGAGCTTATTCACATGGCATTTTGGTATGCCAGGAACCAGAAGTGAGATACTTAAAGGCAGTAAAACTGAAGTAAAATAGGAAGATCAGCTAAGAAAGACCTACTGGAGAAAGCAAAGTAAGTGTGGTGTGTTGTTAAGAATTAACTGGGTTATAAGTGGAAAAGCAGAGACTGTGGGTCAGTGAAAAGAAGTCGTGGTTTGTTTCCCTCAGGCCCTACTAATACTTCTCAACTGGCCAGATCACACAGCAAGCCCAAAGATGCCCTGAAAAGGACCTGCACATTAACTTCTTGAATTGTATATGAAGCATGACTTGATTCATAAGTAGTTTAAAACATCATGCAGGAAAAGGATCATATCTTCATAAATCTTTGCATCCCAGTAGGTTAATGTGAACATTTTTCAAGGGAAAATTGGAGGACGGGTAGCCCATCAAAGGCTTTTTGTCTTCTACAGGGaggtttttttaaagaacaaaatagtgGAATTTTGAATACTTTCAGTGGTTTATGGAGTAAGTAGGGTTTAACATTTTCATCTAAGAAAGTTTTCATTGGTTTCCATGATTATGGTGTTCAGGAACCATTGTAAAATGACCAAAACCTCATTTTCCAACATACATTTTTCCATACAGTCCCTTTGACTGCTTTTTATTGCCTCAAGTTGCATATCTTCCCTAGGCCTTGTCTCTGAAGTTTCTTCCAGGTTTGTTTCTCTTGCATATTCCATTTCAGATTTGTTGTCTTCTTTCTCCCCATCTTCTTCTGAAGAGGTTCTTGGTTAGTGCCTCGGTGGCTGTGGCTGACCCTCTGCCCCCGACCCGCTTCCTTGGCCCCTGGGAGACACTCAGGGTTGCTTCCCTCCTGCAGGGACAGGCCTGCTGTCCTGGCCTTCCAATCAGCTCCCCTGGGAGAGTCAGTGGTGAAATGGAAACTGAGGAAACATCCCTTGGATGTCGCTTACTTAAGTACGATTCCTTAGCTTTTATTTTGGATAGGACTGTAAAGGGTACAGTCATTTTATACTGATAATCCTTTCTTTTATCTTAAacatgctttttttgttttgttttgttttgtttttccggtacgcgggcctctcactgctgtggcctctcccgttccggagcgcagactccggacgcgcaggctcagcggccatggctcacgggcccagccgctccgtgacatgtgggatcttcccagaccggggcacgaacctgtgtcccctgcatcggcaggcggactctcaaccactgcaccaccaaggaagccctaaacaTGCTTTTTTAATAAGTGGGTCTTTATAAATATGAACCCACATcgtttcccttccccacccccattctgaACCAACATTTGCTATTTAAAACTAAGcctgttttttttcttggcaCAAGGATTTCATATGGTCTTAACCATTCCACCCAGGTTTCCTTATCCAAGGCCAGTAGTGTTTGTCAAGGTGGCAGCCATGATTCTGTGCCCCTGTATATCAAATCTGGAATGGAACTTTTTCTGAGAGGGAAAAGTTAAACTATATAGTATATTTGAGTATAGGAAAAAAATTGAGCGTACAAAAGAActtgtttcatttgttcttttataaCCTATAGTTATGAAAATAGGTATTGGATGCTTTTTTATAACtctttacatatacatgtgtgtgtaaatAGATGCATTATTTGTGTGTCTTAATAACTTAGCTAATGACAAGGTACATTGATGGCCATGAgaatatgttaaagaaaaaattatttatgatccTTGTTAAAGAACAATGAGGCAGACTTTATTCAAGATGACTGCAATAGGTGTGGGGACCACAATAATGGGATTTTGCAGTTGGGGTTGGGGGGGTATAGAGACTGGACTCAACGCCAAGTACAACAAGGAAAAGGGGGAATTTATACCCAAGGAGGAAGGTGGGAGTCAGGTCAGTGAATGGACTGTTACCAAGTAAACATCAGGGGTTAGAGGGGATTCTGGTGGAACTGACCTACCAgaattcttgctgaaggcaggtcAAGGTGATTAGACATCAGCTAAACTAAAGGATGATGAACCTGGTCAGCTATTAAGAGAGATCAGATATTGAGAGTGAGAGATCGTGCCTAAACCGACTTAGCaatattcttgctaaaactggacaatgaaaagacaaatacagaAGCTCAAAAGTTGGCCTAGTTGAAGAGAGTTGAATTCTCTTCTCAACTAGGAGAGACTCTTTGTCAACTTAGGGTTCATTCTGTCAACAGAACTGGtggtcctctccctctcttttctttacCCTCAGACAGTATCCTCACTACTTCCTTGAAATTAATCATCAGTTACCTGTAGGcaaattgttttttttacttttcagacTTGATACTCCCttactttttttctgtaaaatttgagaaaatcagaaaaacctATAATACTACCATATTAATAACCCGATATGtatcttttcagtttctttctatacatgtataatatctgtaaaaaattaGATGACATGTTGCTgcataattttttatcctgcattTCACTTAAGTAAACATACTGTGGAAATTTatcatggtatttttttttttaacatgtaacaAAACCACAAGGCATAACAATATTTAACAAGTATAGAAAAGGCAGAGTGAAAACTAAGTCTTCCTATCccgagaaactttttttttttttaataaatttatttatttatttttggctgtgttgggtcttcgtttctgtgcgagggctttctctagttgtggcaagcgggggccactcttcatcgcggtgcacgggcctctcactgttgcggcctctcgttggctgagcacaggctccagacgcgcaggctcagtagttgtggctcacgggcccagttgctccgcggcatgtgggatcctcccagagcagggctcgaacccgtatcccctgcattagcaggcagattctcaaccactgtgccaccagggaagcccccgagaaacatttttaatggctgcataatactACATCGTAAGGATgtatcactttatttttattttaattttttaaatttttggttgtgttgggtctttgttgttgtgtgcgggctcctcactgtggtggcttctcttgttgcggagcatcagcttcagtagttgtggcacatgggctcagtagttgtggctcacgggctctagagcgcaggctcagtagctgtggcccatgggcttagttgctccgcggcatgtgggatcttcccggaccagggctcaaacccgtgtctcctgcattgacaggcggattcttaaccactgcgccaccagggaagccccaaggatgtatcactttttttttttttttttttttttgcggtacgcgggcctctcactgttgtggcctctcccgttgcggagcacaggctccggatgcgcaggctcagcggccatggctcacgggcccagccgctccgcggcatgtgggatcttcccggaccggggcacgaacctgtgtcccctgcatcggcaggcggactctcaaccactgcaccaccagggaagcccaggatgtagCACTTTTAATGCATCCCTAATTGTTGACATTCATGGGTAGGTTTTTGGTtattgtttgggttttgttttgctgttataAACACTGGTTGAACAGTCTTGCAGAAACAACTTTGGGtcaactgtgttttgttttttttttaaggctaaatttgtgtgggtttttctttttttttaggctaAATTTCTTgaatttccctccttttcttccatcCTTTCCTGATTTCTTCCTCTTTGAACTTTCTCTTTCATCATCTTTTTCCTGCTTTGAATGCATTTTTCACTCAAGCTCAGCTCCTGTTCCTTTGCCCTTACCTAGCAATTCTTAACGTTCTCAGGTATCCCTACTGCTTCCCTGTATTCTTTCATCTCTCCAGGTGCTACACCTGATGAATCTTTTTCCTCAAccaatattttcatgattttcagCTGAACCGTCTGTTTTATATCTTTGAGCTTCAGAGAGTTATCTGAATGATGATCCTGCAGCTAAAAAGATTTGAAACCAGCTATACTAAAGGGGACTCATAAGCATTATCTAAATTTCAcggacagaaagacaaaaacgGGTAATGTCTGGTGTCAGAGTGGGACTGAGTCAACAGCTATCAGTGGATTGTTCTGAGTATTCCTATCAGGCTGCTATTTGAAgcctatgtgtatatatatatattatatatattatatatattatagataatatatattatatataatctataatatatatatatttttgtattttcttggaatgtattttatttttagaagtcaAACTTGCTAAATGTTTTTTTCCCAAAGGAGAAAATTCAAACCATCAATGTGATATCTTATTCACAACATAGTTAATAGTAGAATGATCTCATGATTATGTCATGACTTAATGCAGGAACCTTCCAGTTTTTTGGAAAGAAGGATCTCAGTTTTTATTTCCAAGGAACTATTCTCTTTCTAGGAGAGTAAGGGAGTGAAAATCAGGTATCCTAGATCCTCTTTCTAGAGCTACACAGAGTTTCTATGCCTTTTTTCTGAATTATTCCCAGTTCTTCAGTTATAAAATTGGATGACATAAAACATGGCTTGTTTTTACAGTAGATGTATTTCTAagagtgtttcatttttttaaattaatttttattggagtatagttgctttataatgttgtgttagtttctgctgtacagcaaagtgaatcagctatatgaagCCTATATTTTGGCTCTGGTAGATAAAAgtgtttttctaccttttttcaACAAGTTATTAAAACCTGTGCTTCTGTAGAAGTTAGTAATTTATATAAAACAGTTTGGTTATAGATCTGAGAGCTCTGGACCATCTGGGTCTCAAAGAATGACGAGAGTATACACATTAATTCTTCTTGATCATATTCTGTATTCTAAGTACAAGAAATATGTTTATTTGGGGAAATGATTGgattaaaatagatttttgagATGAGGTGCTTGCTttgtaaagttttaaaacagTGATAGCATCAAGATAACATCaaggttttcttttcacttttctttgcAGGGATGGAAAATAAAGTGAAGCACTGTTTTATTGTAGCAGCAGGCCTTTGaaattgaactgaaaaaaaaaatgactgctcTTACTTCAGAGAACTGCTCTTttcagtaccagctacatcaaaCAAATCAGCCCCTAGATGGTAACTCTCTGTTATTCTTGATTACACTtgggaaaatattattaaatatcctCACACtaggaatgagaagaaaaaacacCCATCAAAATTTTATGGACTATTTTTGCATTTCACTAGCATTTACTGATCTTCTACTTTTGGTGAATATTTCCATTATATCCTATTTCAGGGATTTTGTACTTTTAGGCATTAGGTTTACTAAATACCACATCTGCCTATTTactcaaattatttcttttacttacGGCTTTTTGCATTATCCAGTTTTTCTGATAGCTTGTATAGATTATTACCTGAATTTCTGTAAAGCCACCAAGCTTCCATTTAAGTgtcaaaaagtattttatttctttgcagttattttaatttggatttcAGTCCTTACTTATGTTTTGGGAGATCCAGCTATCTACCAAAGCCTGAAGGTACAGAATGTTTATTCTTATCAGTGTCCTTTCTACATCAGCATTCAGAGTTACTGGCTGTCATTTTCCATGGTGATGATTTTATTTATGGCTTTTATAACCTCTTGGTCAGAAGTTATTACCTTGGTACAGGCTGTTAGGATAACTTCCTATATGAATGAGACTGTCctatattttcccttttcatcCCACTGTAGTTACACTGTGAGCTCTAAAAAAACACTCTTGCCCAAgttgattatctgttttcttGGTACCTGGTTACCATTTGTACTACTTCAAATCATTATCCTTTTACTTAAAGTACAGATTCCAGCGTACATCGAGATGAACATTCCGTGGTTATACTTTGTCAATAGTTTTCTCATTGCTACAGTTTTTTGGTTTAATTGTCACAAACTTAATTTTAGAAACATGGCATTACCTGTGGATCCATTTGTCAACTGGAAATGCTGCTTCATTCCACTTACAATTCATAATCTTGAGCAGATTGAAAAGCCTATATCAGTAATAATTTGTTGACATGTTGCCATGTTAAAACTAAAACTAACAGCTACAAGAATTataattttacaaatgggaaagaaTGATGACTTGGGACATATAAAGAATGAACTGAACTGAAAGCTCTCCCCCACATCCCAAACTTTCATACCTTTTCAGAATATGTCTTTTTgggattgtgatttttttttttaacaaaatacttccaataagaaatatttataccTGTTGACCATATTGATATTTGTGTTACCCAGAAAACTACTGGATACAAACTGTTAGGTAAATCTGCGATTCACTGCCAACTTTTcagatttaaataaacatttttattacactTAAAGCAAGAAAATcaagattgttttctttaaataatttggtGTAAATATTCTTTAACATAAGGGGAAAGATTAGTGCAATTTAAATTTAGCtaattttaggacttccctggtggcacagtggttaagaatccgcctgccaatgcaggggacacgggttcgagccctggtccggcaaaatcctacatgccgcggagcaactaagccagtgcgccacaactaccgagcctgcgctcaagagcccacgagccacaactaccgaagcctgcgcaccctagagcccgtgggctgcaactactgcagcctgtgcactctagggcccgcgtgcctcaactactgagcccatgtgaggCAGCtacttaagcccgtgcgcctagagcccgtgctctgcagcaagagaagccaccgcgatgagaagcccgcgcaccgcaatgaagagtagcccccacttgccgcagctagagagaaaacccacgtgcagcaatgaagacccaacgcagccaataaataaataaataaattctttttaaaaaataaagtggttaaaatggtaaatgaaaaaaaaaaattcagctaacttaaaaaaatgtatctctgTTTTTAGTGCAAATACTCCTAAAAGAAAAGTTTTGGTTGCTCACCTTACAGAACTGGGAGTGGTGACTAGGTCTCTTCCCTGACATAACAGATCCATCTTCAGTTGTAACTTATCATCTGTCATATATTTGCATGACAACCCGTAATCACATGGGCGACGTACCATGGTGTGAAGGTAGGGTTTCTCACCCTCAGCACTACTGACGTTTTCTGTCGGATAACCCTTCGTTGGGGGAGCTGTGCTGTGTGCTGCAGCACGTTTGGCAGCATCTCTGCCTTCTATCCACTAGGTGCCAGTAGAACCTCCTTTCCCAGTCACTACAATCACAACGTCTCCGGAGACTGCCGTACTCCCTTCAGTGGGCAAAACTGTTCCCGGTTGAGAACTACTGGAGTGAAGCAATCTAAACGGCAGAAAAATCTGAAATCACTCTGTGAGTTAAGCTACACAGATACCGTCTAATTTGTCAATGTACAAACCTACTCTACTTCTCTGTGTTACTTTCCTTCTGAATGTAGTGGCTTTCTAATTGGCCATATGTGGAACTGAtacttaagaatatattttacttaataagtAAAGACTTACCCTCTCTGCAGATTTTAAACCTGGATAATGTATAACTATTTCAAGCCCCACTAAGCTGTCTGTTTACTTAGAAGATGCCCCAGGCCTCACaagcttaaaggaaaaaaagaaattattcagtTGACCAGCCAAATGGAAGAGGCTTTTATTTGTAAAGAAATGAACTTACAACTGGTCTACAATATATTATTGtaatataaacaatataaataaatgatcctGTAGGCCCACTAACCTTCCATCCAGACCCACATGAAGCAATGTTACAACAATATTCTATGTGAAAATGTGCAGGTAACAAAGGTGCAATTACAAGCAAGTTTAAGCAGCAGAGTATAAGGTGCTTTAATTTAACAGTTAATGTTGCCATCAACAAACATTTGAAATGTTCAATTTTACTTCACTGAATACAGACACAACAAATATGAAAATCTAAAATTCATACACATGCTACTGTTAATATGAAagtgctttctcttttttaaaaaaatacaccaaaTGGACAATCTTTTTACATAGATCATGGTGTGCTCTCATAATGCAAAATTAACTTCATTGTcaggttatacattttaaaactgcAGCTATAGACACCAATCTAGGACCGCTAATGCTAAGAGTGCTAAAACTATTTCATTCCCTGCAAGGAGGACTCTAGTACAATATCCAACATAAAGAATACATCTATGTATAATcttaacatttgttttttgtaaagataaaaaaatgttttctttccccttGGTGATTCTTTGTTCATCCTGGTTGGGTCAGTGTTTGAGGTTTTAATAATATGAAAGTCCTATTTAATTAGAACAATGGGAGGAAGCAAAAGGAGGAATTAAAAAATTAGTTAACATGTGCATAaggcatcaaaaataaaaattttttaaagtttatcgcAATTTGCCTTTGTTAAGTCAACAgcaaaaaatgttttcaacaagCAAGCAGACAAAAAGCACTAATTCAACAAAGAGGCTTGAAATGCCTGACACCAGTGTCGGTATCCATCCTGCACACTGCTGTCTACAACTCCAACCTACACCACAAGCTCACCCCTTACTTTGAGGAGTTTTTTGGAGcttactttgacttttttttttcctatggaaaaaacagaaagaccAAGCTTTTGAATGAGGTGATTGGGAATCTAGTTAAATGTCTTAGAAATTAGATGTCCAAAATTATACCATCTTTGCACACtcccactgattttttaaaaatttagaatacACATACAAAAAGTATTTATGTAATAGATATTTTAAcagcaaaaatatttgaaaaattacataagttaaaatattttaaaagttttaaccAGTAccatggaaaaatttttttaaacccagaCTATCTGGTCACTTGGATGTTAGTGTTCCTGTTTACAAACACTTTATTATAGATTCTAGTCTAACACGTATTTGGACATTTTCCTGCTTTAAAAAGCTGTGACTATGATACATAAAagatctttttaatatattttcattttgtatctttATGGAGAAGGTTAGTATCAAGTGATATTAATATGTAAAGTTGTGTCAACAGGAAATCACAATGTAATTCACAGAATCCTCGTGTGGTAAGGGACCTTCTTCCCAGTTAATCAATCCTCCCATTCTATATTTACTCCCCAAATACTTGTAAATTCAAGCTCCAAGCGCAAAACTGTTTTACTGCTTACCGGTTCTGCATTTTAAAGGAAACCCTTTTACTATGCAATATATGAGTGCTTTCTAAAAAGTAGATATTTGTGATAAcagtaaaattttatgtaatctttcttgctttaaaaagacaaaaacaaaataaaaaccaaacctgTTCAGCAAGCTCTTCTgagatttttcagttttcaaaagttaCTGCACTGTCAATACTGGGTGTAGTTCAAAATGTATAGTAAATCAGCACCAGCTTCTCTGTATTGTTCTGTCACACACCCTGCATATAGCAACACCTCTGGAATAGATTCAAGTGTCAAAATAATTCTGAGAAATATGGGCTGTCACAAcagtttcaaaatataaatccTAATATTAGGTACCTTTAATTCTGTAACCTAATCAGATATATGGATTAGTATGCAAAATGTTTTATAGGAATTATGATGTGATTCACTCAGCTCCCTTAGATATCACCTAGCCTAATCCTTTACCCAATGCATAAAAATTCCCTCTCAGTTCCAACTTTACATTCAGTACattaagtaataataattacatCCATGTTTGTTCAAGCCACAATCAAAAATGGGGGGAAGAGAGGATTTTGTTTACTTATTACTAGTTCCTTAAGTATACCACACACT
Encoded proteins:
- the GPR160 gene encoding probable G-protein coupled receptor 160, whose protein sequence is MTALTSENCSFQYQLHQTNQPLDGNSLLFLITLGKILLNILTLGMRRKNTHQNFMDYFCISLAFTDLLLLVNISIISYFRDFVLLGIRFTKYHICLFTQIISFTYGFLHYPVFLIACIDYYLNFCKATKLPFKCQKVFYFFAVILIWISVLTYVLGDPAIYQSLKVQNVYSYQCPFYISIQSYWLSFSMVMILFMAFITSWSEVITLVQAVRITSYMNETVLYFPFSSHCSYTVSSKKTLLPKLIICFLGTWLPFVLLQIIILLLKVQIPAYIEMNIPWLYFVNSFLIATVFWFNCHKLNFRNMALPVDPFVNWKCCFIPLTIHNLEQIEKPISVIIC